One Deltaproteobacteria bacterium genomic region harbors:
- a CDS encoding metallophosphoesterase, translating to MCGKMFKSLSLILVLMFQLNLAGCGGSDKADPNFEVVVFTDVHFNPFYDESLFQQLNNSDSSQWAAIFQSSNITTPSTWGTDTNYPLLALALANVQLNLGTSAFVIFTGDILGHYLPQTFFRLYDPENAEKPTVADIEAMKAFTDKTVAFFMEQVRSAVGDIPVLFALGNADSYTGLGPDSSFLSNTAELYYTNFLNGAVDHQTFLDTYTSGGYYAAEPDGENLMVIALNTFECSPVFGDDATDAVNAQLVWLDETLASAQSKGKKVWLIMHVPPGVDKYSTAQSADANGHITSATMLWNSVYQATFLQKLRKYPELITHSLGAHTHMDEYRVMSSGDVMDITPGITPYFGNDPAFKVFTFSHETLKAMDYTSLNYDLGAMPPQFDIYYTFSTAYRMQGDLNDSLEQLYQELVTDNTKQAFYRGSCFSGHNYTTPVGSAFYPITDSTWPIYWAGIGEMDEQDFIYSVNSY from the coding sequence TCAAGTCTTTGAGCTTGATCCTTGTCCTGATGTTTCAATTGAACCTGGCCGGGTGCGGCGGGAGCGACAAAGCCGACCCCAACTTCGAGGTGGTCGTTTTCACGGATGTCCATTTCAATCCTTTTTATGACGAGTCTCTTTTTCAGCAGCTTAACAATTCGGACTCCAGCCAGTGGGCGGCCATTTTCCAGAGCTCGAACATTACAACCCCTTCGACGTGGGGGACCGATACCAATTACCCACTGCTTGCGCTTGCGCTCGCGAACGTACAGCTAAACCTGGGAACCAGCGCGTTCGTTATTTTCACCGGGGACATTCTCGGGCATTATCTTCCGCAGACGTTTTTCCGACTTTACGATCCTGAAAACGCCGAAAAACCAACCGTCGCCGACATCGAGGCCATGAAGGCTTTTACCGACAAGACGGTGGCTTTTTTCATGGAACAGGTAAGGTCGGCCGTCGGAGATATTCCCGTTCTATTTGCTCTTGGAAACGCCGATTCATACACGGGTCTCGGACCGGACAGCAGTTTTCTTTCCAACACCGCCGAACTTTATTACACAAACTTCCTGAACGGCGCCGTCGACCATCAGACGTTTCTCGATACCTACACCAGTGGAGGATATTACGCCGCGGAACCGGACGGCGAAAACTTGATGGTGATAGCGCTTAATACGTTCGAATGCTCTCCTGTTTTTGGCGACGACGCCACGGACGCGGTAAACGCGCAACTCGTCTGGCTTGACGAGACGCTCGCTTCGGCCCAGTCCAAGGGCAAGAAAGTGTGGCTCATCATGCATGTGCCTCCCGGGGTGGATAAATATTCAACCGCCCAATCCGCCGACGCCAACGGTCACATTACCAGCGCCACGATGCTGTGGAATTCTGTTTATCAGGCCACATTCCTGCAAAAGCTCAGAAAATATCCCGAACTTATAACCCACTCTCTTGGGGCTCATACCCACATGGACGAATACCGCGTCATGTCGTCCGGCGACGTAATGGATATAACGCCCGGCATAACTCCCTACTTCGGTAACGACCCCGCCTTTAAAGTCTTCACCTTTTCCCACGAGACGCTTAAGGCTATGGATTACACTTCCCTGAACTATGACCTCGGCGCAATGCCGCCTCAATTCGATATCTATTATACTTTTTCGACCGCGTATCGCATGCAGGGAGATCTGAACGATTCTTTGGAACAACTCTATCAGGAGCTTGTCACGGACAATACAAAACAAGCCTTTTACAGAGGGAGCTGTTTTTCAGGGCATAATTATACCACGCCCGTCGGCAGCGCCTTCTATCCCATTACGGATTCAACCTGGCCGATTTACTGGGCCGGCATCGGAGAAATGGACGAACAGGACTTTATCTATTCCGTGAACTCCTATTGA
- a CDS encoding DnaJ domain-containing protein encodes MKKDFYAILGVSRDANGECIRRAYRERVRETHPDGKSDEPIEAFIEVQEAYETLRDRCKRAEYDRFLDRLPKGATPDYRRRPYPRFSSDPESSYVNDLLKFFSSWVDTPQPAFSSRSGDEELFAELILSPREAEQGVRIPVEIPIAETCASCFGSRRSGFGSCPDCMGRGQVVHNKEVILSIPPAVKNNMEIRFPLAGAGIAGRLHCLIRVR; translated from the coding sequence TTGAAGAAAGACTTTTATGCCATATTGGGCGTCAGCCGCGACGCAAATGGGGAATGTATTCGAAGGGCTTACAGAGAGCGGGTACGGGAGACGCACCCCGATGGCAAAAGCGACGAACCGATAGAAGCGTTCATCGAAGTCCAGGAAGCCTATGAAACACTCCGGGACCGATGCAAGCGAGCCGAGTACGACCGGTTTCTGGACCGCCTGCCCAAAGGCGCAACCCCGGACTACAGAAGACGGCCTTACCCCCGCTTTTCGTCCGACCCGGAAAGCTCGTATGTGAACGACCTGCTGAAGTTTTTCAGTTCGTGGGTCGACACCCCTCAGCCGGCGTTCTCCTCCAGGTCGGGAGACGAGGAGCTGTTCGCGGAACTGATACTATCCCCTCGGGAAGCCGAGCAGGGCGTGCGCATACCCGTCGAAATTCCCATTGCTGAAACGTGCGCCTCGTGCTTCGGGAGCCGCCGTTCCGGTTTCGGTTCTTGCCCGGACTGCATGGGGCGGGGACAGGTGGTTCATAACAAGGAAGTCATTCTTTCCATTCCTCCGGCCGTGAAAAACAACATGGAAATCCGTTTCCCCCTGGCCGGAGCGGGCATAGCGGGGCGCCTGCACTGCCTGATTCGGGTTCGATAG
- a CDS encoding Hsp20/alpha crystallin family protein: MSDKELEVQKKHELETAAESTKGGPIFVPKVDIFENKDALTLVIDMPGVPNDGLRVNLENNELSVYGKVNVAAPGEEVYSEFTIGDYSRSFVVSEYIDREKIDASLKDGVLRLRLPKAEALKPRKIAIKAG; encoded by the coding sequence ATGTCGGACAAGGAACTCGAAGTTCAGAAGAAACACGAACTGGAGACCGCGGCGGAATCCACGAAGGGAGGTCCCATCTTTGTTCCGAAAGTAGACATATTCGAGAACAAGGATGCATTGACCCTGGTAATCGATATGCCGGGCGTGCCCAACGACGGATTGCGAGTGAACCTGGAAAACAACGAGCTTTCAGTCTACGGAAAAGTGAACGTCGCAGCACCCGGCGAAGAAGTGTATTCCGAATTCACCATAGGCGACTACAGCAGAAGTTTTGTGGTTTCCGAATATATTGACCGTGAAAAGATTGACGCCAGCTTGAAGGATGGCGTTTTGCGGCTGCGGTTGCCCAAAGCCGAAGCCTTGAAACCCAGAAAGATCGCTATAAAAGCCGGATAA
- a CDS encoding Hsp20/alpha crystallin family protein, whose amino-acid sequence MVRFRWRDPFLGSSFADVDRLRREMNRLFDVYHPTERLPFGTGVFPLVNVYMDQDAVYVTSELPGMDPAEIDISVRGDNLLLKGERKTEAEAVDVSFHRRERRSGSFNRVLALPDRVDAEKVTAEYKNGMLKITLPKQEEAKPRRIQVKVK is encoded by the coding sequence ATGGTACGATTCAGATGGAGAGATCCGTTTCTTGGCAGCTCGTTCGCGGACGTCGATCGATTGCGCAGGGAGATGAACCGTCTGTTCGACGTGTATCATCCGACAGAACGGCTTCCCTTCGGTACCGGGGTGTTTCCACTTGTGAACGTGTACATGGATCAGGATGCGGTGTATGTGACTTCCGAACTCCCCGGCATGGATCCAGCGGAAATCGACATATCCGTGCGCGGCGACAACCTCCTGTTGAAAGGCGAACGCAAAACGGAGGCCGAAGCCGTGGACGTGAGCTTTCACAGGAGGGAACGGCGCTCCGGAAGCTTCAACCGGGTTCTGGCGTTGCCCGATCGAGTGGACGCTGAGAAGGTCACAGCGGAATACAAGAACGGTATGCTGAAGATAACGCTGCCCAAGCAGGAGGAAGCCAAGCCGAGACGAATTCAAGTTAAAGTGAAATGA
- a CDS encoding CDP-alcohol phosphatidyltransferase family protein, protein MSFPLNIPNTITAVRFILTPIFVLFLIEGDFFSAFLVFIGAAVTDGLDGLIARLLKQKTTLGSYLDPIADKLMLSTAYIALAAIGIIPTWLAVVVISRDVLITMGALVVTIFKGTFMMRPSVISKATTVFQISTVILVLMAQFTDLSPTLPFVLSWLTTVFTTVSGLHYVYFGLKILNDNDGVAKG, encoded by the coding sequence ATGTCGTTCCCTCTGAACATACCGAACACCATCACCGCCGTCCGGTTCATCCTCACGCCAATCTTTGTCCTGTTTTTGATCGAAGGCGACTTCTTCTCCGCCTTCCTGGTGTTCATCGGGGCCGCGGTAACCGACGGGCTGGACGGACTTATCGCCCGCCTTTTGAAACAGAAGACGACTCTGGGCAGCTACCTGGATCCCATCGCGGACAAGCTGATGCTGTCAACGGCGTACATTGCACTTGCAGCCATCGGGATCATTCCCACCTGGCTGGCCGTGGTGGTGATCAGCCGGGATGTGCTCATCACCATGGGTGCGCTGGTGGTTACCATTTTCAAGGGCACCTTTATGATGCGGCCCAGCGTCATCAGCAAGGCCACCACGGTCTTCCAGATATCGACCGTGATCCTGGTGCTGATGGCCCAGTTTACGGACCTCTCACCCACTCTGCCGTTTGTATTGTCTTGGCTGACCACGGTTTTCACCACGGTTTCCGGGCTGCATTACGTTTATTTCGGACTGAAAATTCTGAATGATAACGACGGAGTAGCAAAAGGATAG
- a CDS encoding MerR family transcriptional regulator — translation MPSIPDKRYFRIGEVSKITGLEPYILRYWESEFDEIRPHRSNKQRLYKKKDVELILRIKQLLYEEKFTISGARKKISEEGGRQLEMPFTKNALQKALEEIEQELIDIKRLLDSK, via the coding sequence ATGCCATCCATTCCCGATAAGCGCTACTTTCGAATCGGGGAAGTCAGTAAGATCACGGGCCTGGAGCCTTATATACTCCGGTACTGGGAATCGGAATTCGACGAGATCCGGCCTCACCGTTCCAACAAGCAGCGCCTCTACAAGAAAAAGGACGTCGAGTTGATTCTTCGTATCAAGCAGCTCTTGTACGAAGAAAAGTTCACCATATCGGGGGCTCGGAAGAAAATTAGCGAAGAGGGGGGCCGGCAACTCGAGATGCCTTTCACCAAAAATGCGCTTCAAAAAGCCCTGGAAGAAATAGAACAGGAACTGATCGACATAAAACGATTGTTGGATTCGAAGTAA
- a CDS encoding integration host factor subunit alpha, producing MTKKDLVEMLQARVGLPASHIAPILETILELTKEALERGEPVKISGFGQFSAKEKAERLGRNPRTGERMIIPSHKVLTFKPSKLLKNKINQET from the coding sequence ATGACCAAAAAAGACCTGGTGGAAATGCTGCAGGCGAGGGTGGGCCTTCCGGCATCGCACATCGCTCCCATTCTTGAAACCATTCTCGAACTCACAAAAGAGGCGCTCGAACGGGGCGAACCGGTCAAGATATCCGGCTTCGGTCAGTTCTCGGCGAAGGAAAAGGCGGAAAGACTGGGGCGGAATCCCCGCACTGGAGAACGAATGATCATTCCGTCCCACAAGGTGCTTACCTTCAAACCCAGCAAGCTGTTGAAGAATAAAATCAATCAAGAGACCTGA
- a CDS encoding phenylalanine--tRNA ligase subunit beta: MQISFNWIKQYVELDVSAHELADALTMAGLEVEGVSKRYPDLDRVVVARILEIMPHPNADKLRICRVDLGNERLDVVCGAPNIAEGQRVPLALEGAVLPSGVRVRKAQIRGVNSAGMICSEVELQVGDDASGIMVLDAEAPEGVPLAEALSLNDYILEVSVTPNRPDCMNALGLAREAAALFGKRVRYPETGVVESGAPISDQTSVTLEDPIGCPRYSARLIRNIRLGPSPFWLRQKLISAGLRSINNIVDVTNYVLMEFGQPLHAFDFNRLEEHRIVVRSAVAGERFTTLDGQERELPDGALMICDGKKPVALAGIMGGLNSEIEDSTRDVLIESAYFNPVTIRRTSKRLGLSTEASYRFERGIDPEGTVRALDRATRLLVELAGGEVAHGAIDEYPEVIPRRVIPLRVDRANRFLGTDVSQDEMKRCLTAIELDVTDDGPGRFQVSCPTFRPDLEREVDLWEEVARIYGYNAIPVTYPPSSRVCRRRAKGRLNRMKALTVAQGAGYTEVVNYSFVSPRWIEKCLFEENDFRRRCIPILNPLNEEQSVMRTTLLPGLLTNVQRNVAFKNEDLKLLEVGKVYFPDGADTPADERFMVSGVHSGLREPFSWRRPNDRVDFLDIKGAVSLLLEAFRVFDAEFVPQREDPLFALGESARLLVRGTALGVLGRMSDRVLHEFDISMPLYAFELNLDLLSRYAEPDIKARPLPRFPSVVRDLAVIVPQGASAGDVRSVISNHAHKQYVEDIRLFDVYEGDQIAKDEVSLAFRITYRAEDKTLSDEMVNKSHEKLIQAVLKATNGRLRI; the protein is encoded by the coding sequence ATGCAGATCAGTTTCAACTGGATCAAACAATACGTCGAGTTGGACGTGTCCGCCCATGAATTGGCGGACGCCCTGACCATGGCCGGTCTGGAAGTGGAGGGCGTGAGTAAGCGCTATCCGGATTTGGATCGGGTGGTGGTGGCGCGCATTCTCGAGATAATGCCTCACCCCAACGCGGACAAGCTTAGAATCTGCCGCGTGGACCTGGGTAATGAACGTCTGGACGTGGTATGCGGCGCTCCTAACATTGCCGAAGGGCAGCGGGTCCCCTTGGCTCTCGAAGGCGCCGTGTTGCCTTCCGGGGTTCGGGTGCGCAAGGCCCAGATTCGAGGCGTGAATTCCGCGGGTATGATCTGTTCCGAGGTCGAGTTGCAGGTAGGAGACGATGCTTCGGGGATCATGGTGCTCGATGCCGAAGCTCCTGAAGGAGTTCCTTTGGCCGAGGCGCTCTCTTTGAACGACTACATTCTCGAGGTGAGCGTGACGCCCAATCGTCCCGATTGCATGAACGCCCTCGGCCTGGCGCGCGAAGCAGCGGCTCTGTTCGGAAAACGGGTGCGGTATCCGGAAACCGGGGTTGTGGAATCGGGAGCTCCCATTTCAGATCAGACCTCCGTCACGTTAGAGGACCCGATCGGATGTCCGAGGTACTCGGCGCGATTGATCCGGAACATCCGTCTGGGACCTTCCCCCTTTTGGCTTCGACAAAAATTGATCTCCGCCGGTCTCAGGTCGATCAACAACATCGTGGATGTGACCAATTACGTGCTTATGGAGTTCGGACAGCCGCTGCATGCGTTCGATTTCAATCGTCTCGAAGAGCATCGGATTGTAGTCCGAAGCGCCGTCGCCGGAGAACGCTTCACCACGTTGGACGGACAGGAGAGAGAACTGCCGGATGGGGCGCTGATGATTTGTGACGGCAAGAAGCCGGTGGCCTTGGCCGGTATCATGGGCGGGCTCAATTCAGAAATCGAAGATTCCACACGGGACGTGCTCATCGAGAGCGCCTATTTCAATCCGGTGACCATCCGCCGCACGTCGAAGCGGCTGGGTCTGTCCACGGAAGCTTCCTACAGATTTGAGCGCGGTATTGATCCGGAAGGAACGGTTCGGGCTCTCGATCGTGCGACAAGGCTGTTGGTCGAGCTGGCTGGGGGTGAAGTGGCTCATGGCGCCATCGACGAGTACCCCGAGGTCATCCCTCGTCGGGTCATTCCGTTGCGCGTGGACCGAGCCAACCGTTTCCTGGGAACCGACGTATCCCAGGACGAGATGAAACGATGTCTGACCGCCATCGAGCTCGATGTGACGGATGACGGTCCCGGCCGCTTCCAAGTCTCCTGCCCCACGTTTCGGCCGGATCTCGAACGGGAAGTGGATCTGTGGGAAGAAGTGGCGAGGATTTATGGGTATAACGCCATCCCGGTAACCTACCCTCCGTCCTCTAGGGTATGTCGCCGGAGAGCCAAGGGGCGCCTGAATCGGATGAAAGCATTGACCGTGGCTCAGGGCGCCGGGTACACTGAGGTCGTCAACTACAGCTTCGTATCGCCCCGGTGGATCGAAAAGTGCCTTTTTGAAGAAAACGACTTCCGCAGGCGCTGCATCCCGATCCTGAATCCATTGAACGAAGAGCAGTCCGTTATGCGAACCACGCTTCTGCCAGGCCTTCTGACAAACGTGCAGCGCAACGTCGCGTTCAAAAACGAGGATCTGAAACTGCTTGAAGTGGGCAAAGTGTATTTTCCCGATGGCGCCGACACGCCCGCGGACGAAAGGTTCATGGTCTCGGGTGTCCATTCCGGGCTCCGGGAGCCGTTTTCCTGGCGCCGGCCGAATGATCGCGTAGATTTCCTGGACATCAAGGGTGCGGTAAGTCTGTTGCTCGAGGCATTCAGGGTATTCGACGCCGAGTTCGTGCCGCAAAGAGAGGACCCGCTGTTCGCGCTTGGAGAGTCGGCCCGGCTCCTCGTCCGGGGGACTGCGTTGGGCGTGCTGGGTCGAATGAGTGATCGGGTTCTCCATGAATTCGATATCTCTATGCCTTTGTACGCGTTCGAGCTGAATCTGGATCTGTTGTCGAGATATGCCGAGCCGGACATCAAGGCCCGTCCGTTGCCGAGATTTCCCTCCGTAGTCCGAGACCTGGCCGTCATCGTCCCCCAAGGCGCCAGTGCGGGGGACGTACGGAGCGTCATCTCGAACCACGCTCACAAGCAGTACGTGGAAGATATTCGGTTATTCGACGTGTATGAGGGCGATCAGATAGCAAAGGACGAGGTCAGTTTGGCGTTCCGGATCACGTATCGCGCCGAAGACAAGACGTTGAGTGACGAAATGGTTAACAAGTCACACGAGAAACTGATTCAGGCCGTATTGAAAGCGACCAACGGGCGGCTACGGATTTGA
- the pheS gene encoding phenylalanine--tRNA ligase subunit alpha, giving the protein MREEFEQLRAVELLRLLGAADTEALETIRIEIFGRKGKLTSLMKQLGRVSEEERPEMGKLANVVKKELEAAFEEAETRLARSQSASKGMVDVTLPGRIPQRGKLHPISRVTWEVCNILERMGFEVVEGPDIETDYYNFESLNIPKDHPAREMQDTFYISDNLLLRTHTSPMQVRVMEKQRPPVRIVAPGKVYRRDSDVSHTPMFHQVEGLLVDKGVSFGDLKGVLIAFVHEMFGPDVGVRFRPSFFPFTEPSAEVDIQCVLCKGGGCRLCSQTGWLEILGSGMVDPNVYRFVDYDEEEISGFAFGMGVERIAMLKYGIDDIRLFFENDVRFLHQF; this is encoded by the coding sequence TTGAGAGAAGAGTTCGAACAACTGAGAGCGGTCGAGCTTTTGCGACTTCTCGGAGCCGCTGACACGGAAGCCCTGGAAACGATTCGCATCGAGATTTTCGGGCGCAAGGGAAAGCTGACTTCTCTTATGAAACAACTTGGAAGGGTCTCGGAGGAAGAGCGACCCGAGATGGGGAAGCTGGCCAACGTCGTCAAGAAGGAACTTGAGGCCGCTTTCGAAGAGGCCGAGACACGGCTGGCCCGGTCCCAATCGGCTTCCAAAGGCATGGTGGATGTTACCCTGCCGGGACGGATACCTCAGCGTGGAAAGCTCCACCCGATTTCGAGGGTCACCTGGGAAGTCTGCAATATATTGGAACGAATGGGTTTCGAGGTGGTTGAGGGTCCTGACATTGAAACCGACTATTACAATTTCGAATCGCTGAATATTCCCAAAGACCATCCGGCGAGGGAAATGCAGGACACGTTCTATATTTCCGACAATCTGCTCCTTCGCACCCACACTTCCCCCATGCAGGTCCGCGTCATGGAAAAGCAACGTCCGCCCGTGCGCATTGTCGCTCCGGGCAAGGTGTACCGAAGGGATTCGGACGTGAGCCACACCCCCATGTTTCATCAGGTGGAAGGCCTCCTGGTGGATAAGGGAGTCTCTTTCGGCGATTTGAAGGGTGTGCTGATTGCTTTTGTGCACGAAATGTTCGGTCCCGATGTGGGCGTCCGTTTCAGACCCAGTTTCTTCCCTTTCACCGAACCCAGCGCGGAAGTGGACATCCAATGCGTCCTGTGCAAGGGGGGTGGGTGCCGGCTTTGCTCTCAGACGGGCTGGCTGGAGATTCTGGGGTCCGGTATGGTGGACCCCAATGTGTACCGCTTTGTGGACTACGATGAAGAAGAGATCTCCGGTTTTGCATTTGGTATGGGCGTCGAGCGGATCGCCATGCTGAAGTATGGCATAGACGATATTCGGCTGTTTTTCGAAAACGATGTGCGTTTCCTGCATCAATTCTAA
- the rplT gene encoding 50S ribosomal protein L20, which translates to MPRVKRGFKARQRRNKILKLAKGSRGGRSKLFRTAAESVDRALNFAYRDRRVRKRDFRGLWIARINAAVRPAGLNYSQFIGALKKAGIQLDRKVLSELAISDPKAFERIVEEVRSAA; encoded by the coding sequence ATGCCAAGAGTAAAGAGGGGCTTTAAGGCCCGCCAACGAAGAAACAAAATATTGAAACTGGCCAAAGGATCCAGAGGAGGCCGCAGCAAGTTGTTCCGGACCGCCGCAGAATCCGTGGATCGGGCGTTGAATTTCGCTTACCGGGACCGCCGCGTCCGCAAACGGGATTTCCGCGGCCTCTGGATAGCACGCATCAACGCGGCCGTACGGCCTGCAGGATTGAACTACAGTCAATTCATAGGTGCGCTGAAAAAGGCCGGCATCCAGCTCGACAGAAAAGTTTTGAGTGAATTGGCCATAAGCGATCCCAAGGCATTTGAACGTATCGTCGAGGAAGTTCGGTCCGCCGCGTGA